From the Manis javanica isolate MJ-LG chromosome 11, MJ_LKY, whole genome shotgun sequence genome, one window contains:
- the LOC118969123 gene encoding interferon-induced transmembrane protein 3-like — protein sequence MNRSSQPLFSGAHAGVPPTYEMLKEEHEVAVLGAPQTAAPVTTTVINIRSETSVPDHIVWSLFNTIFLNVCCLGFVAFAYSVKSRDRKMVGDVTGAQSYASTAKCLNIWALILGLLLTIVFIIICATGSVMIFQSVSEVAKGYGGY from the exons ATGAACCGCAGCTCCCAGCCGCTCTTCAGCGGCGCGCACGCCGGCGTCCCCCCGACCTACGAGATGCTCAAGGAGGAGCACGAGGTGGCCGTGCTGGGGGCGCCCCAGACGGCGGCCCCCGTGACGACCACCGTGATCAACATACGCAGCGAGACCTCTGTGCCCGACCACATCGTCTGGTCCCTGTTCAACACGATCTTCCTGAACGTCTGCTGCCTGGGCTTCGTGGCGTTCGCCTACTCCGTGAAG TCCAGGGACCGGAAGATGGTGGGCGACGTGACGGGAGCGCAGAGCTATGCGTCCACCGCCAAGTGCCTCAACATCTGGGCCCTGATCTTGGGCCTTCTTCTGACCATCGTGTTCATCATTATTTGCGCCACTGGCTCAGTGATGATTTTCCAAAGCGTTTCAGAGGTCGCGAAGGGTTATGGAGGCTACTAG
- the LOC118969124 gene encoding interferon-induced transmembrane protein 3-like, producing MAAAAQPIPNSQTQKRKLEKSKLLGKAGGGPGASLCVRTSSRSARAMNRSSQPLFSGAHTGVPPTYEMLKEEHEVAVLGAPQTAAPVTTTVINIRSETSVPDHIVWSLFNTIFLNVCCLGFVAFAYSVKSRDRKMVGDVTGAQSYASTAKCLNIWALILGLLLTIVFIIICATGSVMIFQSVSEVAKGYGGY from the exons ATGGCTGCGGCCGCTCAG CCAATTCCCAATTCTCAAACccaaaaaaggaaactggagaaatCGAAACTCCtggggaaggcagggggagggccaGGAGCATCGCTCTGCGTCCGGACCTCGTCGCGCAGTGCTCGCGCCATGAACCGCAGCTCCCAGCCGCTCTTCAGCGGCGCGCACACCGGCGTCCCCCCGACGTACGAGATGCTCAAGGAGGAGCACGAGGTGGCCGTGCTGGGGGCGCCCCAGACGGCGGCCCCCGTGACGACCACCGTGATCAACATACGCAGCGAGACCTCTGTGCCCGACCACATCGTCTGGTCCCTGTTCAACACGATCTTCCTGAACGTCTGCTGCCTGGGCTTCGTGGCGTTCGCCTACTCCGTGAAG TCCAGGGACCGGAAGATGGTGGGCGACGTGACGGGAGCGCAGAGCTATGCGTCCACCGCCAAGTGCCTCAACATCTGGGCCCTGATCTTGGGCCTTCTTCTGACCATCGTGTTCATCATTATTTGCGCCACTGGCTCAGTGATGATTTTCCAAAGCGTTTCAGAGGTCGCGAAGGGTTATGGAGGCTACTAG